One genomic region from Leptolyngbyaceae cyanobacterium JSC-12 encodes:
- a CDS encoding NAD(FAD)-dependent dehydrogenase (IMG reference gene:2510095858~PFAM: Pyridine nucleotide-disulphide oxidoreductase), translating to MSPTAQQTQTTELAERIDQNLSVSEAIALPVKHHQIVIVGGGAAGITVAAQLLKRNRALDIAIIEPSDKHYYQPGWTLVGGGVAPIDKFIRDEKDVIPRGANWIQARVAKLDPDCNTVITEAGQVIEYDYLVLCPGIQIDWHLIKGLKEALGRGGVTSNYSKDYAPYTWETIQTFKGGNALFTYPATPIKCGGAPQKVMYMADDIFKRKSGIGVNTTVMFCTAGASMFAVPKYSASLDKVVARRGIVTKFKHNLKEIKADTQEAIFDVTTDGGVEEVSIRYDMIHVAPPMSAPDFIKQSSLAGASGWVDVDKATLQHIRYANVFSLGDASSLPTSKTAAAARKQAPIVVQNLLSLIQSKSIVAQYDGYTCCPLITGYNSTIMAEFAYGGKLAPSFPLDPTKERYSMYLAKAYVLPWLYWNRMLKGEGFEADIFKPINKLLRR from the coding sequence GTGTCACCGACTGCACAGCAAACCCAAACAACAGAACTCGCTGAACGCATTGACCAAAATCTCTCAGTCTCTGAGGCGATCGCCCTTCCAGTAAAGCACCACCAAATCGTGATTGTGGGAGGAGGAGCCGCTGGGATTACGGTCGCAGCCCAACTGCTGAAGCGCAACCGTGCCCTTGATATTGCCATCATCGAACCATCTGACAAACACTACTACCAACCGGGTTGGACACTGGTGGGCGGCGGTGTTGCCCCCATTGACAAATTCATTCGGGATGAAAAGGATGTAATTCCTAGAGGAGCAAACTGGATTCAAGCCCGTGTGGCGAAACTTGATCCCGATTGCAATACGGTCATCACCGAAGCTGGGCAAGTTATTGAGTATGATTATCTGGTTCTATGTCCTGGCATTCAGATCGATTGGCATCTGATCAAAGGCTTAAAGGAAGCGCTAGGTCGAGGCGGAGTCACCAGTAACTACTCCAAAGACTACGCCCCCTACACCTGGGAAACCATCCAAACCTTCAAAGGTGGGAATGCCCTTTTCACCTATCCCGCTACACCCATTAAGTGTGGTGGTGCGCCCCAAAAAGTAATGTACATGGCTGATGACATCTTCAAACGCAAGAGTGGCATAGGCGTTAACACAACCGTTATGTTTTGCACGGCTGGAGCATCCATGTTTGCCGTGCCAAAATATTCTGCTTCCCTGGATAAAGTGGTGGCGAGACGCGGCATCGTCACGAAATTCAAGCATAACCTCAAGGAAATCAAGGCAGATACACAAGAAGCAATTTTCGATGTCACTACAGATGGCGGCGTTGAAGAAGTCAGTATTCGTTACGACATGATCCACGTCGCTCCCCCTATGAGTGCCCCTGATTTTATTAAACAAAGCTCGCTGGCGGGGGCTAGCGGCTGGGTGGATGTCGATAAAGCTACACTGCAACACATTCGCTATGCCAATGTATTTTCACTTGGCGATGCCTCTTCTCTACCCACTTCTAAAACAGCAGCTGCCGCCCGCAAACAAGCCCCAATCGTGGTGCAAAACTTGCTTTCGCTGATTCAATCCAAATCAATCGTCGCTCAATACGATGGCTACACCTGCTGCCCATTAATCACGGGCTACAACTCGACGATCATGGCAGAGTTTGCCTATGGCGGGAAACTGGCTCCCTCGTTTCCGCTTGATCCAACCAAAGAACGCTACTCAATGTATCTGGCAAAAGCTTATGTGTTGCCATGGCTTTACTGGAATCGGATGTTGAAGGGTGAAGGATTTGAAGCCGATATCTTCAAACCTATTAACAAGTTGCTCCGCCGCTAA
- a CDS encoding Zn-dependent hydrolase, glyoxylase (IMG reference gene:2510095859~PFAM: Metallo-beta-lactamase superfamily), with translation MLFRQLFDQDTWTYTYLIADPNTREAVLVDSVIEQVERDYKLMNELGLTLKYCLETHVHADHITGAGKLRELTGCETIVPENAQVSCADRHIQHGEVLKVGEIEIRAIATPGHTDSHMSYLVNGDRVLTGDALFVRGCGRTDFQSGDAGTLYDSVTENLFTLPDGTLVYPAHDYRGHTVSTIGEEEQWNPRFVGRTREQFIEFMNGLNLPDPKKIMEAVPANERCGNMFTTTQAN, from the coding sequence ATGCTATTTCGCCAATTGTTTGATCAAGACACCTGGACTTATACCTATCTCATTGCTGACCCCAATACCAGGGAAGCAGTTTTGGTTGACTCAGTGATTGAGCAGGTCGAGCGCGATTACAAGTTGATGAATGAATTGGGCTTGACCTTGAAATACTGCCTGGAAACCCATGTCCACGCTGATCATATTACGGGGGCTGGAAAACTGCGGGAGTTAACAGGCTGCGAGACCATTGTGCCAGAGAATGCTCAAGTTTCCTGTGCTGATCGCCATATTCAGCATGGGGAAGTCCTGAAAGTCGGAGAGATTGAAATTCGAGCGATCGCTACTCCAGGGCATACTGACAGCCACATGTCATATCTGGTAAATGGGGACAGAGTGTTGACAGGAGATGCCTTGTTTGTTCGTGGCTGCGGACGCACTGATTTTCAAAGTGGTGATGCAGGTACCCTCTATGACTCTGTGACAGAGAACCTATTCACGCTGCCAGATGGCACGCTTGTTTATCCAGCCCATGACTATCGCGGGCACACCGTCTCTACGATTGGCGAAGAAGAACAGTGGAACCCTCGCTTTGTTGGACGCACTCGTGAGCAGTTTATTGAGTTTATGAACGGGCTGAATCTTCCGGATCCGAAAAAGATTATGGAAGCGGTTCCTGCCAATGAACGGTGTGGCAACATGTTTACAACTACCCAGGCAAACTGA
- a CDS encoding Rhodanese-related sulfurtransferase (IMG reference gene:2510095860~PFAM: Protein of unknown function (DUF2892); Rhodanese-like domain), producing the protein MTSMNETYFNYPSQTRHDRLKTIDPSSLNTLLNQQAVTLVDVREPSEHTGERIPGSILMPLSRFNPDHVPFDANKPTVLYCRTGNRSAQAAQKLFAAGANEVMHLEGGLSAWVQAGYPTQVNKNAPISLMRQVQIVAGSLVVIGTILGAFVSPWFLILSGFVGSGLVFAGITNTCALGMLLAKLPYNQQV; encoded by the coding sequence ATGACAAGCATGAACGAGACCTATTTCAATTATCCAAGCCAAACGCGACACGATCGCCTGAAAACTATCGATCCATCTTCTCTAAATACATTATTGAATCAGCAAGCGGTCACGTTAGTAGATGTGCGTGAACCATCCGAACATACGGGTGAAAGGATTCCTGGTTCGATTCTGATGCCGTTGTCCAGGTTTAATCCAGACCACGTTCCGTTTGATGCCAACAAACCCACAGTACTGTATTGTCGAACAGGTAATCGGTCGGCTCAAGCGGCACAGAAGTTATTTGCAGCAGGAGCTAATGAAGTCATGCATCTGGAAGGGGGATTGTCAGCTTGGGTGCAGGCAGGTTATCCAACGCAGGTGAACAAAAATGCACCCATTAGCCTGATGCGCCAGGTGCAAATTGTGGCAGGTTCCCTAGTGGTAATTGGCACTATACTAGGCGCATTCGTGTCTCCCTGGTTTTTGATTCTCAGCGGGTTTGTTGGCTCTGGGCTGGTGTTCGCTGGAATTACCAATACCTGTGCCTTAGGGATGCTACTTGCCAAATTACCTTATAACCAGCAGGTTTGA